A single genomic interval of Hydractinia symbiolongicarpus strain clone_291-10 chromosome 8, HSymV2.1, whole genome shotgun sequence harbors:
- the LOC130654690 gene encoding degenerin-like protein asic-2, which translates to MFSIRRILCLPDEDAPHKTKTQTEILTHFMETSTTHGLGNIYHAKKILNRLFWILAFLAFFSVLIYQIYVLGVKFNSHAHVTRVYNEVQDNGIQFPAVTICNANPFPIEKITATLYTLYPNVTNWTDSVYQEKIEDFKLQALNFNLTQLSSLGVAPENLFIANRCFFANKACSYPSDFRLYSSANDGNCFTFNQNGSHRQHRPGVKYGLSVTLNINQSSYSTHLISKNIFPVGAYISIHEAGKLVDFTSRAILVAPNQLSRISVKKKSIQRLKDPYRDNCTDALSDTVSSAVGGYTVDTCLLSCYVQKLFDYCQVVDVPSAVGWSNILGIRLPPARTQKDMSCLNKFDSIYIEGKVKCHCNAPCYEDSYEKSVSTAAWPTIVESDEYIQALKQENNITLTRDYIMNNFLSVQVYYDDFTIEKTVHAPEFDNNKLFSELGGLLGLWIGASFFSLIEFGGMIWQVITNYLAKKKNKETKK; encoded by the coding sequence ATGTTTTCTATCCGGCGAATATTGTGCCTTCCCGATGAGGATGCACCACACAAAACGAAAACACAAACTGAGATATTAACTCATTTTATGGAGACTTCAACAACTCATGGATTAGGTAATATATATCATGCTAAAAAGATACTTAACCGATTATTTTGGATATTAGCCTTCTTGGCGTTTTTTAGTGTTCTAATCTATCAAATTTACGTCTTGGGAGTAAAATTCAACAGTCACGCTCATGTCACACGTGTCTATAACGAAGTTCAAGACAATGGAATACAATTTCCCGCAGTAACCATCTGTAACGCGAATCCCTTTCCTATTGAAAAGATTACAGCAACTTTATATACATTGTACCCCAATGTAACGAATTGGACAGATTCTGTATATCAAGAAAAAATTGAAGATTTCAAGCTTCAAGCTTTAAATTTTAATCTTACACAACTCTCTTCGTTAGGTGTGGCGCCTGAAAATTTGTTTATTGCAAATAGGTGTTTCTTTGCTAACAAAGCATGTTCCTATCCAAGTGATTTCCGTCTATACAGTAGTGCAAACGATGGgaattgtttcacatttaatcAAAACGGTTCCCATCGTCAACATCGTCCTGGTGTTAAATATGGATTGTCGGTTACTCTCAATATAAATCAAAGTTCATATAGTACACATTTGAtttccaaaaacatttttcctgtTGGTGCCTATATATCAATCCATGAAGCTGGTAAGCTAGTAGACTTTACCAGTCGCGCAATTCTTGTCGCTCCAAATCAGCTATCGCGAATATCTGTGAAAAAGAAGTCAATACAACGATTAAAAGACCCTTACCGCGATAACTGCACAGATGCTTTAAGTGATACTGTTTCTTCAGCTGTTGGTGGCTACACTGTCGATACCTGTCTTCTATCATGCTATGTTCAGAAATTATTCGACTACTGCCAAGTTGTTGACGTACCATCGGCTGTGGGGTGGTCAAACATTTTGGGTATCCGATTACCACCCGCACGTACTCAAAAAGATATGTCATGTTTGAACAAATTTGACTCAATCTATATTGAAGGAAAAGTCAAATGTCACTGCAATGCACCTTGCTATGAGGATAGCTACGAGAAAAGTGTATCAACAGCAGCATGGCCAACGATTGTTGAGAGTGATGAATACATACAAGCACTCAAACAAGAAAATAATATCACTTTGACACGGGATTATATTATGAACAATTTTCTTTCAGTTCAAGTTTACTATGATGATTTCACTATCGAAAAGACTGTGCATGCACCTGAGTTTGATAACAACAAGCTTTTTTCTGAGTTAGGAGGACTGCTAGGATTGTGGATTGGTGCTTCGTTTTTTTCACTTATAGAATTCGGAGGAATGATATGGCAAGTTATAACGAATTATTtagctaaaaagaaaaacaaagagaCAAAAAAGTAG